The proteins below come from a single Fusobacterium nucleatum genomic window:
- a CDS encoding PilN domain-containing protein, with translation MFKKILPLSHIDDCIDRDISKNTILNLENKFFSIFKIQVENIINEEDRIEKLEDRLEVIFPRYNSDDFVLRYEILKKDRKKENIVVYLLDLSLLNNYIIDDMKDYGFVSIIPSFFVCREKKILNHYFNFDISETMLVVTEYMNNNILDITTFKLSKSSFDNDEEVDIEDKYSIANSYLVNIEDDIEIIFTGNKINFDELDLTNKNYSYFEVESLDFTKYLNFLPDDIKNKYSLYYINIKYLYALLIISILTLLSTIILYHNIHKSEEKLEQLEIESSSLEDEINEARNEMEEIEKQHKELLEFIQKEEYKDFKIISLLEELSYLCPSGVKISSIEYDENKIFNIEGSTGKIDNVVKFLENITNSKNFKLYNYDYILRKENEIEFKLEIKYF, from the coding sequence ATGTTTAAAAAGATTTTACCTTTAAGCCATATTGATGATTGCATAGATAGAGATATTAGTAAAAACACTATTCTCAATTTAGAGAATAAATTTTTTAGTATTTTTAAAATTCAAGTTGAAAATATTATAAATGAAGAAGATAGAATAGAAAAATTGGAGGATAGATTGGAAGTTATTTTTCCAAGATATAATTCAGATGATTTTGTATTGAGATATGAAATTTTAAAAAAGGATAGGAAGAAAGAAAATATAGTTGTTTATTTGTTAGATTTATCACTTTTAAATAACTATATTATTGATGATATGAAGGACTATGGTTTTGTTTCAATTATTCCTTCTTTTTTTGTATGTAGAGAGAAGAAAATTTTAAATCATTATTTTAACTTTGATATTAGTGAAACTATGCTAGTTGTAACAGAGTATATGAACAATAATATTCTTGATATTACAACTTTTAAATTATCAAAATCTTCTTTTGATAATGATGAAGAAGTTGATATTGAAGATAAATATAGTATTGCAAATAGTTATTTGGTAAATATTGAAGATGATATAGAAATTATTTTTACAGGAAATAAAATAAATTTTGATGAATTAGATTTAACAAATAAAAATTATTCATATTTTGAAGTTGAAAGTTTAGATTTTACTAAATATCTTAATTTCTTACCTGATGATATAAAAAATAAATACTCTCTTTATTATATAAATATAAAATATTTATATGCTCTTTTGATAATTTCAATTTTGACGCTCTTATCAACAATAATACTATATCATAATATCCATAAGTCAGAGGAGAAGTTGGAACAGTTAGAGATTGAGAGTTCTAGTCTTGAAGATGAAATAAATGAAGCAAGAAATGAAATGGAAGAAATTGAAAAGCAACATAAAGAGTTATTGGAATTTATACAAAAGGAAGAATATAAAGATTTTAAAATAATTTCTCTTTTAGAAGAATTAAGTTATTTATGCCCAAGTGGAGTAAAGATTTCTTCAATAGAATATGATGAAAATAAAATTTTTAATATAGAGGGAAGCACAGGAAAAATTGATAATGTGGTTAAGTTTTTAGAAAATATTACAAATTCTAAAAATTTTAAGTTATATAATTATGACTATATTTTAAGAAAAGAAAATGAAATTGAATTTAAACTTGAAATCAAATATTTTTAG
- a CDS encoding secretin N-terminal domain-containing protein: MKKFALIIFLILNTFIFSSALNRDIDIIDMPLHEVLAVLSKETGKNLICSKEAKDIVIDTYFNKGEDVNSVLQFLSESYDLSMKKENNTIIFMLQSEKNTKKAKIIGKITSNNMALKNAKIELKDLNKIVYTDSSGNYIIDNIPKDVYVCKISKKGYEERGEIIDTVKSINVLNVDLKENQNNYENNDISNDLSNPNFYEIDGKFYYTKTFSLFNVSPDEVSKILHETFGENIKVSTLSKVNKLVVSAERDILENAISIIEDIDKNPKQVKITSQILDISNNLFEELGFDWVYKQNVESQERNSLTAMILGKAGLNGVGSTVNIVRQFHNKSDVLNVGINLLEATNDLVVSSVPTLMIASGEEGEFKVTEEVVVGIKTHREDKKDRYSEPVFKEAGLIMKVKPFIKDNDYIILEISLELSDFKFKKNVLNLKDVNSGTYNSEGGSKVGRGLTTKVRVKNGDTILLGGLKKSIQQNIESKIPILGDIPIISFFFKNTTKKNENSDMYIKLKVEVDE; the protein is encoded by the coding sequence ATGAAAAAATTTGCTTTAATCATATTTTTAATTTTAAATACCTTTATATTTTCCTCTGCTTTAAATCGTGATATAGATATTATAGATATGCCTTTACACGAAGTTTTAGCAGTTTTATCTAAGGAAACAGGAAAGAATTTAATTTGTTCTAAGGAAGCCAAAGATATTGTTATAGATACATATTTCAACAAGGGAGAAGATGTAAATTCAGTTTTACAATTTCTTTCTGAAAGCTATGATTTATCAATGAAAAAAGAAAACAATACTATAATTTTTATGTTACAAAGTGAGAAAAATACTAAAAAAGCTAAAATTATAGGTAAGATAACTTCAAATAATATGGCTTTAAAAAATGCAAAGATAGAATTAAAAGACTTGAATAAAATAGTTTATACAGATAGTAGTGGAAATTATATTATTGATAATATACCCAAAGATGTTTATGTTTGTAAGATTTCAAAGAAAGGTTATGAAGAAAGAGGGGAAATAATAGATACTGTAAAATCAATAAATGTATTAAATGTTGATTTGAAAGAAAATCAAAATAATTATGAGAATAATGATATTTCTAATGATTTATCAAATCCAAACTTCTATGAGATAGATGGGAAATTTTACTATACTAAAACTTTTTCTCTATTCAATGTTTCACCAGATGAAGTTTCAAAAATTTTACACGAAACTTTTGGAGAGAATATAAAGGTGAGTACTTTAAGTAAGGTAAATAAATTGGTTGTAAGTGCAGAAAGGGATATTTTGGAGAATGCTATATCTATAATAGAGGATATAGATAAAAATCCTAAACAAGTGAAAATAACTTCTCAAATTTTAGATATCTCAAATAATTTATTTGAAGAACTGGGCTTTGATTGGGTATATAAGCAAAATGTTGAGAGCCAAGAAAGAAATAGTCTGACAGCAATGATTTTAGGTAAGGCAGGATTAAATGGTGTGGGAAGCACTGTAAATATAGTAAGACAATTCCATAATAAAAGTGATGTATTGAATGTTGGAATAAATTTATTGGAAGCAACCAATGATTTAGTTGTGAGTTCAGTCCCTACTCTTATGATAGCAAGTGGAGAGGAGGGAGAATTTAAAGTAACAGAAGAAGTTGTTGTCGGAATTAAAACTCATAGAGAGGATAAAAAGGATAGATATAGTGAACCTGTTTTCAAGGAAGCAGGATTAATAATGAAGGTTAAACCTTTTATTAAAGATAATGATTATATAATTTTAGAAATCAGTTTAGAATTAAGTGATTTTAAGTTTAAGAAAAATGTTTTAAATTTGAAAGATGTAAATTCTGGAACATATAATTCAGAGGGAGGCTCTAAGGTTGGTAGAGGACTTACAACAAAAGTTAGAGTTAAGAATGGAGATACAATTTTACTAGGAGGATTAAAAAAATCTATACAACAAAATATAGAAAGTAAAATTCCAATTTTAGGAGATATTCCTATAATAAGTTTCTTTTTTAAAAATACTACTAAAAAAAATGAGAACTCTGATATGTACATAAAACTTAAAGTTGAGGTAGATGAGTAA
- a CDS encoding PepSY domain-containing protein — MKKLLIVMVIVLGSLGFSTSVLASQAVAENPKITSEQAKEIALKQSKNGKFKEIELKHKNGVLVYEVEIAEGFMDRKFLIDANTGKILRDKKDF, encoded by the coding sequence ATGAAAAAATTATTAATAGTAATGGTAATAGTTTTAGGAAGTTTAGGCTTTTCAACAAGTGTTTTAGCTTCTCAAGCAGTAGCAGAAAATCCAAAGATAACTTCTGAACAAGCAAAAGAAATAGCATTAAAACAGTCTAAAAATGGAAAATTTAAAGAAATAGAATTAAAACATAAAAATGGAGTATTAGTATATGAGGTAGAAATTGCAGAAGGTTTTATGGATAGAAAATTTCTTATAGATGCAAATACAGGAAAAATTTTAAGAGATAAAAAAGATTTCTAA